One region of Oxalobacteraceae bacterium OTU3CAMAD1 genomic DNA includes:
- a CDS encoding immunity 70 family protein, whose amino-acid sequence MGLYLCVFDEENELEGVDVGLYADFNFFRDAVASTVEKGNIGSVCKVLNTHSDCDGEWTSEEARQLLKELKQVKETLQQYPPIEPNSEWKKEVSRTFGIDPKTLLECFFDIDGEPLVDRLEQLAQISISSGKPILFQ is encoded by the coding sequence ATGGGCTTATATCTTTGCGTATTTGATGAAGAAAACGAATTGGAAGGTGTCGACGTCGGCTTATATGCAGACTTCAACTTCTTCCGCGATGCCGTTGCTTCAACTGTTGAAAAAGGCAACATTGGAAGCGTTTGCAAAGTCCTTAATACTCATTCCGACTGTGACGGTGAGTGGACGAGTGAAGAGGCTCGACAGCTGCTTAAAGAGTTGAAACAGGTCAAGGAAACACTGCAGCAATATCCACCTATCGAGCCTAACTCCGAATGGAAAAAAGAGGTGTCGAGAACTTTCGGAATTGATCCAAAGACATTGCTTGAATGTTTTTTTGACATTGATGGCGAGCCACTTGTCGACCGTTTGGAACAGCTTGCGCAAATAAGCATATCGAGCGGAAAACCAATTTTATTTCAGTAG
- a CDS encoding DUF4123 domain-containing protein: METQTYTYALLDCSAHEHAFRDLTTRFADVQWKSLFDGTPEEHLVTAAPLLIATPRDNDKLIAWLEELEQASPSVSWIGSPYALPVLAPMLTRRLQCEINDDQQVVLRFYDPRILLGLPSALNAQQKRYFFAPVSSWIAWEPRREERYAIGIEPATSADIARFAFTPISLTLAQRDQLMYFDKENLYDSIIQQWRDTCPDEITGIKPNMLREIAITAVARANSYGINDAAAQHLFAGLMMTVSPSFDDNAMVKSYLKAEDVPPSDRLSNMISALPSEAWEQITASKRMDALFELPADPHGGRA; the protein is encoded by the coding sequence ATGGAAACACAAACCTACACCTATGCTCTGCTCGACTGCTCCGCGCATGAGCATGCTTTCCGCGACCTGACAACGCGCTTCGCAGATGTGCAATGGAAGTCGCTTTTCGACGGCACGCCCGAGGAACATCTAGTGACAGCAGCACCGCTGCTGATTGCCACGCCGCGCGACAACGACAAACTCATCGCATGGCTGGAAGAGTTGGAGCAGGCCTCGCCAAGCGTGAGCTGGATCGGCAGCCCTTACGCCCTGCCCGTTCTTGCCCCCATGCTTACCCGGCGGTTGCAGTGCGAGATCAATGATGATCAGCAAGTCGTACTGCGGTTCTATGATCCGCGAATTTTGCTGGGCCTCCCATCGGCGTTGAACGCGCAACAAAAGCGGTATTTCTTCGCCCCGGTAAGCAGTTGGATCGCGTGGGAGCCGCGCCGCGAAGAACGTTACGCTATTGGTATCGAGCCCGCCACATCGGCTGACATCGCGCGCTTTGCCTTCACGCCAATCAGTCTCACGCTTGCGCAACGCGATCAGCTCATGTACTTCGACAAAGAAAACCTGTATGACAGCATCATCCAGCAATGGCGGGATACCTGTCCGGATGAGATCACTGGCATCAAACCAAACATGTTGCGCGAGATTGCCATTACTGCCGTCGCTCGTGCAAACAGCTACGGCATCAACGATGCTGCGGCCCAGCATCTGTTCGCGGGGTTGATGATGACCGTGTCGCCGTCGTTCGACGACAACGCCATGGTGAAGTCCTACCTCAAAGCCGAGGATGTACCCCCGTCGGATCGGCTCAGCAATATGATCAGTGCCCTGCCAAGCGAAGCTTGGGAGCAAATCACCGCAAGCAAGCGCATGGATGCACTGTTCGAACTTCCGGCCGATCCACACGGCGGGCGCGCATAA
- a CDS encoding DUF1851 domain-containing protein translates to MDEDFDYFLKTFGAAVQSQQQPQPSDIEKYQGKLPVRLLEYWKNYGWGGYKDGLFWIANPAEFEPIVEKWLAGSGVEDRDTYHVVARTAFGELFLWGEKSGQTGTIVTLDATLYSYPDDIRVLTRPDSAIASFFSDQDPEGLDLEDENEKPLFKKSLKKLGKLKADEMYGFEPALCLGGMPRLENLVKVKMLEHLLLLKQLGEIEIIPIDVSGQVS, encoded by the coding sequence ATGGATGAAGATTTTGATTATTTTTTAAAAACCTTTGGTGCAGCGGTCCAATCACAGCAACAGCCACAGCCTAGCGACATAGAGAAGTATCAAGGAAAGTTACCAGTTCGTTTACTGGAGTATTGGAAAAATTATGGGTGGGGTGGCTATAAAGATGGACTTTTCTGGATAGCTAATCCCGCCGAGTTCGAGCCAATCGTGGAAAAGTGGCTCGCGGGATCCGGTGTCGAAGATCGGGATACCTACCACGTCGTTGCCCGCACTGCATTTGGTGAATTATTTTTATGGGGTGAAAAAAGTGGACAAACTGGCACAATAGTCACGCTAGACGCCACCCTATATTCCTATCCAGATGACATAAGAGTACTAACTCGCCCGGATTCCGCGATTGCGTCATTTTTTAGCGATCAGGATCCCGAAGGTCTTGACCTTGAGGACGAAAATGAAAAGCCTCTATTTAAAAAATCCTTAAAAAAACTTGGTAAGTTGAAAGCAGATGAAATGTATGGTTTTGAACCAGCGTTGTGCCTCGGTGGAATGCCGCGCCTGGAAAATCTTGTGAAGGTCAAGATGCTTGAACATCTCCTGTTGCTCAAACAACTGGGGGAAATAGAAATTATTCCTATTGATGTCAGCGGGCAAGTGTCCTGA
- the icmH gene encoding type IVB secretion system protein IcmH/DotU has protein sequence MTPSAPPSLIPGGQPAFSPAIAAGPGTEHTLMDLMYDGFYALFMLKNGNGPQANADFIAKMTQFLDDFSRGAKKQGASPDDIDNAKYAFCAAVDEIILRSPYGIRDAWERRPLQLVLFGDQLAGENFFNRLESLRARGSAHLQALEVFHMCLLLGFQGRYIIEGSEKLAYLTARLGDEIAHMKGKKSGFAPHAERPDQIIHKLRNDVPLWVLCSVFALIGALGYIGLRSMLGHSTETSMSAYNDVVKLAPKQANLTITLP, from the coding sequence ATGACACCTAGCGCCCCTCCTTCCCTGATCCCCGGCGGCCAGCCGGCGTTTTCGCCTGCCATCGCCGCAGGCCCCGGCACCGAACACACGCTGATGGACCTGATGTACGACGGTTTCTACGCCCTGTTCATGCTCAAGAACGGCAACGGCCCGCAGGCCAACGCCGACTTCATCGCCAAGATGACGCAATTCCTCGACGACTTCAGCCGTGGCGCCAAGAAGCAAGGCGCCTCGCCGGATGACATCGACAACGCCAAGTACGCCTTCTGCGCGGCGGTCGATGAGATCATCCTGCGCTCGCCGTACGGCATCCGCGACGCCTGGGAGCGCCGCCCGCTGCAACTGGTGCTGTTCGGCGACCAGCTGGCCGGCGAGAACTTCTTCAACCGCCTCGAAAGCCTGCGCGCGCGCGGCAGCGCCCACCTGCAGGCGCTCGAAGTGTTCCACATGTGTCTGCTGCTGGGTTTCCAGGGCCGCTACATCATCGAAGGCTCGGAAAAACTGGCCTACCTGACGGCGCGCCTGGGCGACGAAATCGCCCACATGAAGGGCAAGAAATCGGGCTTCGCGCCGCACGCCGAACGTCCCGACCAGATCATCCACAAGCTGCGCAACGACGTCCCGCTGTGGGTGCTGTGCTCGGTGTTCGCGCTGATCGGCGCGCTCGGCTACATCGGCCTGCGCAGCATGCTCGGCCACAGCACCGAAACCAGCATGAGCGCCTACAACGACGTGGTCAAGCTCGCTCCTAAGCAGGCCAACCTGACCATCACGTTGCCGTGA
- a CDS encoding Imm30 family immunity protein, with product MNPTLVSAFEKLTFAIKSNDEQSVKSIDSSLETIAEERDPVSVAFLLLSLEDDFSFDEGMFSVIHTAEAFDDQEYVAGFLAAIPHILTTAPKWASIVLMRILNSEETKRELIRALVKSDASVKKSVEDLCNRINGQSTDFLSKTVAVLVATK from the coding sequence ATGAATCCAACTCTTGTATCTGCATTTGAGAAACTTACGTTTGCCATTAAATCCAATGACGAACAATCAGTTAAAAGTATTGACAGCTCACTGGAAACTATCGCTGAAGAAAGAGATCCCGTATCCGTTGCGTTTTTATTGCTATCGCTGGAAGACGATTTTTCGTTCGACGAAGGGATGTTTTCAGTCATCCACACGGCAGAAGCATTTGACGACCAAGAATATGTGGCCGGATTCTTAGCCGCTATACCACATATACTTACTACTGCGCCAAAATGGGCATCAATTGTTTTAATGCGTATATTAAATAGTGAGGAAACAAAACGCGAGCTGATTCGGGCCTTGGTCAAAAGTGACGCAAGTGTAAAAAAATCAGTGGAAGATCTTTGCAACCGAATCAACGGACAAAGCACGGATTTCTTAAGCAAAACCGTAGCAGTGCTCGTAGCGACCAAGTAA
- a CDS encoding DUF1851 domain-containing protein, with protein MDECFEYFLENFGPQFNKVQPLPSDIKKFRGKLPDKLLEYWQDHNWGGFHNGLFWLVNPSDYTRVVDAWLSNTGIEGVDSYFAIARTAFGRVFLWNKSTGQTATISGLFSEIITTPPNRSVLAGDEVSAVEAFMATKEPDALDIEDEKEKKIFKRAVKKLGALRADEMYGFEPALVIGGAPKLDNLVKVKVIEHLILLQQFGKIEILHMDVSRHL; from the coding sequence ATGGATGAATGTTTTGAATATTTTCTAGAAAATTTTGGTCCGCAGTTTAATAAGGTTCAGCCATTGCCATCGGATATCAAAAAATTTCGAGGCAAATTGCCTGATAAGTTACTTGAGTATTGGCAGGACCATAATTGGGGCGGTTTCCACAACGGGCTATTTTGGCTGGTAAATCCTAGTGACTACACTAGGGTTGTCGATGCTTGGCTGAGCAACACTGGTATCGAAGGCGTCGATAGCTACTTTGCAATTGCCAGAACAGCATTTGGCCGTGTGTTTTTATGGAATAAATCCACTGGGCAAACCGCCACGATTAGCGGGCTTTTTTCCGAGATAATTACCACGCCGCCGAATAGATCTGTTCTCGCCGGAGATGAGGTAAGTGCTGTAGAGGCATTTATGGCGACGAAGGAGCCCGATGCTTTAGATATTGAAGATGAAAAAGAGAAGAAGATCTTTAAACGTGCCGTAAAAAAACTTGGTGCTTTAAGGGCTGACGAGATGTATGGTTTTGAGCCCGCTCTAGTCATCGGCGGCGCCCCAAAACTGGACAACCTCGTCAAAGTTAAGGTAATTGAACATCTAATTTTACTGCAACAGTTTGGCAAGATTGAAATACTCCACATGGACGTAAGCCGGCACCTCTAG
- a CDS encoding tetratricopeptide repeat protein, with protein sequence MSTSIHFRRLLGGAACILALSACTTAPVVKVPEAVPTIAEVMGKAAAADSAGQKEAAIALWKQAAAAYPADKDPWTRMAQTKYEAGQYGEAIVNAQEILVRDPNDQLANSIIAISGLRLSTRALADLSRQNNLSGSLRTESQDLAKLLRESLGEQVLVPPAKPTTPPPRNTATNKKGGKQPAREPKADPFDALK encoded by the coding sequence ATGAGTACATCCATCCACTTTCGCCGCCTGTTGGGCGGTGCCGCCTGCATCCTGGCCCTGAGCGCCTGCACCACCGCGCCGGTGGTCAAAGTGCCTGAGGCGGTGCCGACCATCGCCGAAGTCATGGGCAAGGCCGCCGCCGCCGACAGCGCCGGCCAGAAGGAAGCGGCGATCGCGCTGTGGAAGCAGGCCGCCGCCGCCTACCCGGCCGACAAGGACCCGTGGACCCGCATGGCGCAGACCAAATACGAGGCCGGCCAATATGGCGAAGCCATCGTCAACGCCCAGGAAATCCTGGTGCGCGACCCCAACGACCAGCTGGCCAACAGCATCATCGCCATCAGCGGCCTGCGCCTGTCGACCCGCGCGCTTGCCGACCTGAGCCGTCAGAACAATCTGTCCGGTTCGCTGCGCACCGAGTCGCAGGACCTGGCCAAGCTGCTGCGCGAGAGCCTGGGCGAGCAGGTGCTGGTGCCGCCGGCCAAGCCCACCACGCCGCCGCCGCGCAACACGGCAACGAATAAAAAGGGCGGCAAGCAGCCCGCCCGCGAACCGAAGGCCGACCCCTTCGACGCGCTGAAGTAA
- the tssB gene encoding type VI secretion system contractile sheath small subunit — protein MSKKESVQKRLQKVRPPRVQMTYDVEIGDSIENKELPFVMGVVGDFGGNSEVEQKRLKERKFVNIDRDNFDEVLKGVEPRAAFRVANELGEGGGEFAVDLKFKSMDDFRPEAVVEQVEPLRKLLEARTKLADLRNKLAGNDKLEDILNDVLHSTEKLAELGQQTTPKKD, from the coding sequence ATGTCGAAAAAAGAGAGTGTTCAGAAACGCCTGCAAAAGGTGCGTCCGCCACGGGTCCAGATGACCTATGACGTCGAGATCGGCGATTCGATCGAGAATAAAGAGCTGCCGTTCGTAATGGGCGTGGTGGGCGATTTCGGCGGCAACTCCGAAGTCGAACAAAAGCGCTTGAAGGAGCGCAAGTTCGTCAACATCGACCGCGACAACTTCGACGAGGTGCTCAAGGGCGTCGAGCCGCGCGCCGCCTTCCGCGTGGCCAACGAGCTGGGCGAGGGCGGCGGCGAGTTCGCCGTCGACCTGAAGTTCAAGTCGATGGACGATTTCCGTCCCGAGGCGGTCGTCGAACAAGTCGAGCCGCTGCGCAAGCTGCTCGAGGCGCGCACCAAGCTGGCCGACCTGCGCAACAAGCTAGCCGGCAACGACAAGCTCGAAGACATCCTCAACGACGTCCTGCACAGCACCGAGAAGCTGGCCGAACTGGGTCAGCAAACCACCCCGAAGAAAGATTGA
- a CDS encoding type VI secretion system tip protein VgrG codes for MSMPDLPGSSLVDGLFGTGLSQHARLITLASAQDSTLPESLMPERFTGREAVNELFRFDIDALSTSTDLELAEFIGEEITLKLLQADGTRRAWHGICTDAAWLGADGGLARYRLRLEPGLALLGLRRDSYIFQDKNAQDLITELLADYKQVRFEFDVTQTLVARPIWTQYRESDLEFLQRVLASEGLSWRFEHDQEEGAADAEGGGQQQAKHKVVFFDSKAVAPATTGGAELRFHGVRATDSDDAIDEFNALRRIQANAVTISSWDPTQLVAPAAEQATSLDIGELPALSIYDGSAERRHADSAAADPHSRLMLQALELDNKLFEGQGSVRRLAAGHGFQLTQHEHYADGANKFTALWVEHEGRNNVEPALGGLGKLIGAAKAGLATLAKFAGAQLEAGTYRNRFACVRDTVAIVPRASAERFNGASLGPQTALVVGLPDAINTTTREHQVRIQFAWQRGAGANAGGLPHNTDDKGSAPGNDGSGTWVRVAEALAGPNWGSQFTPRIGTEVLVDFIEGDMDRPLVVAQLYTGADTPPYSAGVDTDINHAGVISGMHSNNFDGGGYNQWVVDDTPGQLRTRLATSSAATQLNLGYLVQQTPGSAQRGNYRGQGFELRTDAWGVLRSGEGMLISATARAQQGAGVTSTQLDSAEATGLLRAASELSKNLADAAAQQNALVSKDANQAQIDFITQIDPEQKGKFEGAVGGHDPLKATAGARDLDSGAPVEKFGQPVVLMEAPASINWATPASTVLFAGGQLQWTTQSDMHMAAAFTVASVSANATGLFTHAGGIQAIAANGPVSLQAHTDQLEILADKAITIVSVNDVIEVKANQKIVLQAGQSSVTLEGGNITFACPGNFTVKGGQHIFEGGGNGSASLPALPTGSAICIECLKNAAAKASSFLVR; via the coding sequence ATGAGCATGCCCGACCTGCCGGGCTCGTCCTTGGTGGACGGGCTGTTCGGAACCGGCCTGAGCCAACACGCGCGCCTGATCACCCTGGCCAGCGCGCAGGACTCCACCCTGCCCGAGTCGCTCATGCCCGAGCGCTTTACGGGCCGCGAAGCCGTCAACGAGCTGTTCCGCTTCGACATCGACGCGCTCAGCACCTCTACCGATCTCGAGCTGGCCGAGTTCATCGGCGAAGAGATCACCCTGAAGCTGCTACAGGCCGACGGCACGCGCCGCGCCTGGCACGGCATCTGCACCGACGCCGCCTGGCTGGGCGCCGACGGCGGCCTGGCGCGCTACCGGCTGCGACTTGAGCCGGGCCTGGCCCTGCTCGGCCTGCGCCGCGACAGCTACATCTTCCAGGACAAGAATGCGCAAGACCTGATCACCGAACTGCTGGCCGATTACAAGCAGGTGCGCTTCGAATTCGACGTCACTCAAACCCTGGTGGCGCGGCCGATCTGGACGCAGTACCGCGAAAGCGACCTCGAATTCCTGCAACGGGTGCTGGCGTCCGAGGGCCTGAGCTGGCGCTTCGAGCACGATCAGGAAGAAGGCGCGGCCGATGCCGAAGGTGGCGGCCAGCAGCAAGCCAAGCACAAAGTCGTCTTCTTCGACAGCAAGGCCGTCGCGCCGGCAACGACAGGCGGCGCCGAGCTGCGCTTCCACGGCGTGCGCGCCACCGACAGCGACGACGCCATCGACGAATTCAACGCGCTGCGCCGCATCCAGGCCAACGCCGTCACCATCAGCAGCTGGGATCCGACGCAACTGGTGGCCCCGGCCGCCGAGCAAGCGACGAGCCTGGACATCGGCGAACTGCCGGCCCTGTCGATCTACGACGGCAGCGCCGAGCGGCGCCACGCCGACAGCGCCGCCGCCGATCCGCACAGCCGCCTGATGCTGCAAGCGCTGGAGCTTGACAACAAACTGTTCGAAGGCCAGGGGTCGGTGCGCCGCTTGGCGGCCGGCCACGGCTTCCAGCTGACCCAGCACGAACACTACGCCGACGGCGCCAACAAATTCACCGCGCTGTGGGTCGAGCACGAGGGACGCAACAACGTCGAACCGGCCCTTGGAGGCTTGGGCAAGTTGATCGGCGCGGCCAAGGCCGGCCTCGCCACCTTGGCAAAGTTCGCCGGCGCGCAACTTGAGGCGGGCACCTACCGCAACCGCTTCGCCTGCGTGCGCGACACGGTCGCCATCGTCCCCCGCGCCAGCGCCGAGCGCTTCAATGGCGCCTCGCTGGGACCGCAAACGGCGCTGGTGGTCGGCCTGCCCGACGCCATCAACACCACCACGCGCGAGCACCAGGTGCGCATCCAGTTCGCCTGGCAACGCGGCGCCGGCGCCAACGCAGGCGGCCTGCCGCACAACACCGACGACAAGGGCAGCGCACCCGGCAACGACGGCTCCGGCACCTGGGTGCGCGTGGCCGAAGCGCTGGCCGGCCCCAACTGGGGCTCGCAGTTCACGCCGCGCATCGGCACCGAGGTGCTGGTCGATTTCATCGAAGGCGACATGGACCGTCCGCTGGTGGTCGCGCAGCTCTACACCGGCGCCGACACCCCGCCCTACTCGGCCGGCGTCGACACCGACATCAACCACGCCGGGGTCATCTCCGGCATGCACAGCAATAACTTCGACGGCGGCGGCTACAACCAGTGGGTCGTCGACGACACACCAGGCCAGCTGCGCACGCGCCTGGCCACGTCGAGCGCCGCCACGCAACTGAACCTGGGTTACCTGGTGCAGCAGACGCCGGGCTCGGCGCAGCGCGGCAACTATCGCGGCCAAGGGTTCGAACTGCGCACCGACGCCTGGGGCGTGCTGCGCTCGGGCGAAGGCATGCTGATCTCGGCCACCGCGCGCGCGCAGCAAGGCGCCGGCGTCACCTCGACCCAGCTCGACAGCGCGGAGGCCACCGGCCTGCTGCGCGCCGCCTCCGAACTGAGCAAGAATCTGGCCGACGCCGCCGCGCAGCAAAACGCGCTCGTCAGCAAGGACGCCAACCAGGCGCAGATCGACTTCATCACGCAGATCGATCCGGAGCAAAAAGGGAAATTCGAGGGCGCCGTCGGCGGGCACGATCCATTGAAGGCCACCGCGGGCGCGCGCGATCTCGACAGCGGCGCGCCGGTGGAAAAATTCGGCCAGCCGGTGGTGCTGATGGAAGCGCCGGCCAGCATCAACTGGGCCACGCCGGCTTCCACAGTGCTGTTCGCCGGCGGGCAGTTGCAATGGACCACGCAGTCCGATATGCACATGGCCGCCGCGTTCACTGTGGCGTCGGTGTCGGCCAACGCGACGGGGTTGTTCACGCACGCCGGTGGCATTCAGGCGATCGCGGCCAACGGGCCGGTGTCGCTGCAGGCGCATACGGATCAATTGGAGATTCTGGCCGACAAGGCGATCACGATCGTGTCGGTCAACGACGTCATCGAGGTCAAGGCCAACCAGAAGATCGTGCTGCAGGCGGGGCAATCGTCGGTGACGCTGGAGGGTGGAAACATCACCTTTGCCTGTCCGGGAAATTTCACGGTCAAGGGCGGACAGCATATCTTCGAGGGCGGCGGCAACGGTTCTGCCTCACTTCCCGCACTGCCTACCGGCAGCGCTATTTGTATCGAATGCTTGAAGAACGCGGCGGCCAAGGCCAGCAGCTTCTTGGTCCGCTAA
- a CDS encoding DUF1851 domain-containing protein produces the protein MSPYFEEFLVEFPRHGDAMGLTLGSLCCPIELSKYREELPATLLEFWTEVGWSGYANGLMWSTNPDQFTPILDAWLGSLNFFKQDSYNVVARGAFGKLYLWGKSTGSSIIIDPLISMITTVEPRLDPSKSDTAITSFFLSKEKKNFDFEDHKEKPLFARALKKLGPLKVDEMYGFEPALSIGGVPKLENLVKVKMIEHLVLLSQLGQIEVTHLDISRHVGS, from the coding sequence ATGAGCCCATACTTTGAAGAGTTCTTGGTAGAGTTCCCGCGACATGGGGACGCAATGGGCCTAACACTTGGCAGTTTGTGTTGTCCTATCGAGTTATCCAAATATAGAGAAGAGCTTCCGGCGACACTTTTGGAATTTTGGACAGAAGTCGGATGGAGTGGCTACGCCAACGGACTCATGTGGAGCACTAACCCAGATCAATTTACACCCATACTTGACGCATGGCTGGGCTCGCTGAATTTTTTTAAACAAGATAGCTATAATGTCGTCGCAAGAGGCGCGTTCGGGAAATTATATTTGTGGGGAAAAAGTACCGGGAGCAGCATCATAATTGATCCTTTAATTTCGATGATCACCACGGTGGAGCCACGATTGGATCCTTCGAAATCGGACACCGCAATCACATCTTTTTTCCTTTCAAAGGAGAAAAAGAACTTTGATTTTGAGGATCATAAAGAAAAGCCTTTGTTCGCGCGCGCGCTTAAAAAATTAGGGCCTTTAAAAGTTGATGAGATGTATGGATTTGAGCCTGCCCTGAGTATTGGAGGAGTTCCAAAGCTAGAAAATTTAGTTAAGGTTAAAATGATTGAGCATTTGGTTTTACTGTCTCAGCTAGGGCAGATAGAAGTAACTCATTTGGACATCAGTAGACACGTGGGCAGCTAA
- the tssK gene encoding type VI secretion system baseplate subunit TssK, whose product MSITGKLLWGEGLFLRPQHFQQQDRYHEQRLHDSVKALHPYAWGVSQLQLDRDALHNNTLRLLDLALVFQDGEIYQAPGADELPAEIDLSNIPQSQQALTFYAALPAFKHFGGNFAPEGQPSNAARYAQSNLDTPDLYTQAAHAQLTYLKKTLRLVSESEPRDSYVSLPLLRLRRLSTGGFEQDPSFIPPSLSIRSAPLLFLQLRRLLDALQAKVNALYGHHREPSKHVIEFRSGDMSSFWLLHTASSAYASLSHYFHHPTLHPERLYEQLLGLSGALMTFSKGISLSDLPQYDHLDPGPGFARLHGIIRELLDTVISSKYFAIALNEVKPSYHHGMLDSGKIDAQTTFYLGVSADLSGVEMVDVVPLRFKIGAPDDVEKFVLSAMPGVRLTHAPQVPAAVPVRPDTYYFALEAKGQMYERMLQAQSISIYVPSGMRDLKLDLVAVTS is encoded by the coding sequence ATGAGCATCACGGGAAAACTTTTATGGGGTGAAGGACTGTTCCTGCGTCCCCAGCATTTTCAGCAGCAAGACCGCTACCATGAACAGCGGCTGCACGACAGCGTCAAAGCGCTGCACCCTTACGCTTGGGGCGTGAGCCAGTTGCAACTCGACCGCGACGCCCTGCACAACAACACCTTGCGCCTGCTCGACCTGGCGCTGGTGTTCCAGGACGGCGAGATCTACCAGGCGCCCGGCGCCGACGAGCTGCCGGCCGAGATCGACCTGAGCAATATCCCGCAATCGCAGCAGGCGCTGACGTTCTACGCCGCCCTGCCCGCGTTCAAGCATTTCGGCGGCAACTTCGCCCCCGAGGGCCAGCCCAGCAACGCCGCCCGCTACGCCCAAAGCAACCTCGACACGCCCGACCTGTACACCCAGGCCGCGCACGCGCAACTGACCTACCTGAAGAAAACGCTGCGCCTGGTGTCGGAATCGGAACCGCGCGACTCCTATGTCAGCCTGCCGCTGCTGCGCCTGCGCCGGCTATCGACCGGCGGCTTCGAACAGGACCCGTCGTTCATTCCGCCGAGCCTGTCGATCCGCAGCGCGCCGCTGCTGTTCCTGCAACTGCGCCGCCTGCTCGACGCGCTGCAGGCCAAGGTCAACGCGCTGTACGGCCACCACCGCGAGCCGAGCAAGCACGTCATCGAATTCCGTTCCGGCGACATGTCCTCGTTCTGGCTGCTGCACACGGCCAGCTCCGCCTACGCCTCGCTGAGTCACTATTTCCACCACCCGACGTTGCACCCGGAGCGGCTCTACGAGCAACTGCTGGGCCTGTCGGGCGCGCTGATGACTTTCTCCAAGGGCATTTCGCTCAGCGACCTGCCGCAGTACGACCACCTCGATCCCGGTCCCGGCTTCGCCCGCCTGCACGGCATCATCCGCGAACTGCTCGACACCGTCATCTCGTCGAAATACTTCGCCATCGCGCTCAACGAGGTCAAGCCGTCGTACCACCACGGCATGCTCGACTCGGGCAAGATCGACGCCCAGACCACCTTCTACCTGGGCGTCTCGGCCGATTTGTCCGGCGTCGAAATGGTCGACGTGGTGCCGCTGCGCTTCAAGATCGGCGCCCCGGACGACGTCGAGAAATTCGTGCTCTCGGCCATGCCCGGCGTGCGCCTGACCCACGCGCCGCAAGTGCCGGCGGCCGTGCCGGTGCGGCCCGACACCTATTATTTCGCCCTCGAAGCCAAAGGTCAGATGTACGAGCGCATGCTGCAAGCGCAATCGATCTCGATCTACGTCCCGTCCGGCATGCGCGACCTGAAACTGGACCTCGTCGCCGTCACTTCCTGA